In Fodinicola acaciae, the following proteins share a genomic window:
- a CDS encoding ABC transporter ATP-binding protein, whose protein sequence is MTVSLKKEDTKVPVRRIVALFRPYVPQMVLLVLVVIVQALAGISSPFLLREILDRALPARDLALVSLFAGGMIAAAVLSGALGVATTRLSNTVGQQVMHDVRVSVYEHLQRLSFAFFTRTRTGEIQSRIANDIGGINNVITNTATSAVQSATTAIAVAVALFVLDWRLALLALLVVPVFLLFTFRLGRQRRQLTHGRAQRFAAMTSLISESISVSGVLLAKTMGQRQTLADRFAAESRQISDLEVQATMAGRWRMATRGMSLTIIPAIVYWLAGIEFAHGVSPVTLGTVVAFTSMTNRFVQPATSLQSVGLNVSTSMALFGRVFEVLDLPVEIADRPGATPLRIKRADVELREVSFRYEQDGPWTLRGICARIPAGTTTAIVGATGSGKTTLAYLVARLYEPEHGAVLLDGTDIRDITLDSLADSVGLVAQETMLLHASIKENLAFAKPDATDDEIMRATKAAHIHDLIASLPDGYDTIVGERGYRFSGGERQRIAIARVLLRNPPVLILDEATSALDNKTERLVQQALDELSRGRTTIAIAHRLSTVESADQILVLDHGEIAERGTHAELMALGGRYAHLAASQLTA, encoded by the coding sequence ATGACGGTCAGCCTCAAGAAGGAGGACACCAAGGTCCCGGTGCGCCGGATCGTCGCGCTCTTCCGGCCGTACGTGCCGCAGATGGTCCTGCTGGTGCTGGTGGTGATCGTCCAGGCGCTGGCCGGCATCTCGTCGCCGTTCCTGTTGCGCGAGATCCTGGACCGTGCGCTGCCGGCCCGCGACCTCGCACTGGTCAGCCTGTTCGCCGGCGGCATGATCGCGGCCGCGGTGCTCAGCGGCGCGCTCGGCGTGGCGACGACCCGGCTGTCCAACACGGTCGGCCAGCAGGTCATGCACGACGTGCGGGTGTCGGTGTACGAGCACCTGCAGCGGCTCTCGTTCGCGTTCTTCACGCGTACGCGCACCGGCGAGATCCAGTCACGGATCGCCAACGACATCGGCGGCATCAACAACGTCATCACCAACACCGCCACCTCGGCGGTGCAGAGCGCGACGACGGCGATCGCGGTGGCGGTCGCGCTGTTCGTACTCGACTGGCGGCTGGCTCTGCTCGCGCTGCTGGTCGTGCCGGTGTTCCTGCTGTTCACCTTCCGGCTCGGCCGGCAGCGGCGGCAGCTCACCCACGGCCGCGCGCAGCGATTCGCCGCGATGACCTCGCTGATCTCCGAGTCGATCTCGGTTTCCGGCGTCCTGCTGGCCAAGACGATGGGCCAGCGGCAGACGCTCGCGGACCGGTTCGCCGCCGAGTCGCGGCAGATCTCCGACCTGGAGGTGCAGGCCACCATGGCCGGCCGCTGGCGGATGGCCACCCGCGGCATGAGCCTGACCATCATCCCGGCGATCGTCTACTGGCTGGCCGGCATCGAGTTCGCCCACGGAGTCTCACCGGTCACGCTCGGCACGGTCGTCGCGTTCACCAGCATGACCAACCGGTTCGTCCAGCCAGCCACCTCGCTGCAGTCGGTGGGTCTCAACGTGTCCACGTCCATGGCGTTGTTTGGCCGGGTCTTCGAGGTGCTCGACCTGCCGGTCGAGATCGCCGACCGGCCGGGCGCCACCCCGCTGCGGATCAAACGCGCGGACGTGGAGCTGCGCGAGGTCTCGTTTCGGTACGAGCAGGACGGTCCGTGGACACTGCGGGGCATCTGCGCGCGGATCCCGGCCGGCACCACCACGGCGATCGTCGGCGCCACCGGATCCGGCAAGACGACGCTGGCCTATCTGGTCGCGCGGCTGTACGAGCCGGAGCACGGTGCCGTGCTCCTCGACGGCACCGACATCCGCGACATCACCCTCGACTCGCTCGCCGACTCGGTCGGTCTGGTGGCGCAGGAGACGATGCTCCTGCACGCCTCCATCAAGGAAAACCTGGCGTTCGCCAAGCCCGACGCCACCGACGACGAGATCATGCGGGCCACCAAGGCGGCGCACATCCACGACCTGATCGCGTCGCTGCCAGACGGCTACGACACGATCGTCGGCGAGCGCGGTTATCGCTTCTCCGGCGGCGAACGCCAGCGCATCGCCATCGCGCGCGTACTGTTGCGCAATCCGCCGGTGCTCATCCTGGACGAGGCGACCAGCGCGCTCGACAACAAGACCGAGCGGCTGGTGCAGCAGGCGCTGGACGAGCTTTCCCGTGGCCGCACGACGATCGCCATCGCACACCGACTGTCCACTGTGGAGAGTGCCGACCAGATCCTGGTGCTCGACCACGGAGAAATCGCCGAGCGCGGCACGCACGCCGAACTGATGGCTCTCGGCGGCCGTTACGCGCACCTGGCGGCCAGTCAGCTCACCGCCTGA
- a CDS encoding TetR/AcrR family transcriptional regulator has protein sequence MGPVSEQRKTVPRVRMTGKQRREQLLDIGRSLFAERGYEATSIEEVAARAGVSKPVVYEHFGGKEGLYAVVVDREMRHLLDSVTGALTAGHPRLLLEQAAMALLTYIETQTDGFRILVRDSPVTSATGNFSSLIGDIASQVEYILAGKFKARSYDPKLASLYSHALVGMVALTGQWWLEARKPRKEEVAAHLVNLAWNGLSHLEKKPRLRARR, from the coding sequence ATGGGCCCGGTGAGCGAACAGCGCAAGACCGTGCCGCGGGTACGGATGACCGGCAAGCAGCGGCGCGAGCAGCTGCTGGACATCGGCCGCAGCCTGTTCGCCGAGCGGGGGTACGAGGCGACCTCGATCGAGGAGGTCGCGGCCCGCGCCGGCGTCAGCAAACCGGTCGTCTACGAGCATTTCGGCGGCAAGGAAGGGCTCTACGCGGTCGTCGTCGACCGGGAGATGCGCCATCTGCTCGACTCGGTGACCGGAGCGCTGACCGCCGGGCACCCGCGGTTGCTGCTGGAGCAGGCGGCGATGGCCCTGCTGACCTACATCGAGACCCAGACCGACGGTTTCCGCATCCTGGTACGCGACTCGCCGGTGACCTCGGCGACCGGCAACTTCTCCAGCCTGATCGGCGACATCGCCAGCCAGGTCGAGTACATCCTGGCCGGCAAGTTCAAGGCCCGGTCGTACGACCCGAAACTGGCCAGCCTCTACTCGCACGCGCTGGTCGGCATGGTCGCGCTCACCGGCCAGTGGTGGCTGGAGGCACGCAAGCCGCGTAAGGAGGAGGTGGCCGCCCATCTGGTCAACCTCGCCTGGAACGGACTGTCCCATCTGGAGAAGAAGCCGCGCCTACGCGCACGTCGCTAG
- a CDS encoding ABC-F family ATP-binding cassette domain-containing protein, with protein MANLVNLERVGKTYGTTVPLDGVSLGIAAAQRVGVVGLNGAGKSTLLRMVTGAEQPDSGRVARRGGLRLGSLDQQLTLPAGATVRDVVLGSAWLSDDLGAEHEWASDARVREILDGLGLGRIGLDTVVDPLSGGEKRRVGLAGLLVRDLDLLVLDEPTNHLDVEGVGWLARHLNARNKIAVLVVTHDRWFLDEVCQTTWEVVDASVQSYDGGYSSWVLARAERARQAAASEARRQNLLRKELAWLRRGPPARTSKPKFRIDAANALIADEPPVRDNVELRRFATARLGRSVYDAEDIQLRTPDGRELLGTTTWRIGPGDRVALMGPNGSGKTTLLRTLAGQRAPDDGSVEVGRTVKVAYLSQDAVELPGGLRVLEAVQEVAGRLHVGKRELTAGQLAEMFGFGTSSQWTPVADLSGGQRRRLQLLRLLMGEPNVLLLDEPTNDLDTDTLAALEDLLDSWPGTLVVVSHDRYLIERVCDTVYALLGDGRLTMLPGGVAEYLERREKVEQPATAAKVAPAAPVGMSAGEQRQARKELSRLERELAKLAETEQRLLADLAEHAADHERVIELDARLRDVRLRVEATEERWLLLGEQIEG; from the coding sequence GTGGCCAACCTCGTCAACCTGGAGCGCGTCGGCAAGACGTACGGGACCACCGTGCCGCTGGACGGCGTGTCGCTCGGCATCGCGGCCGCGCAGCGGGTCGGCGTCGTCGGCCTGAACGGCGCCGGCAAGTCGACGCTGCTGCGGATGGTGACCGGCGCCGAGCAGCCGGACTCCGGCCGGGTCGCGCGCCGCGGCGGCCTCCGGCTCGGCAGCCTCGACCAGCAGCTCACGCTGCCGGCCGGCGCGACCGTACGCGACGTGGTGCTCGGTTCGGCCTGGCTGTCCGACGACCTCGGTGCCGAGCACGAGTGGGCCTCCGACGCGCGGGTGCGCGAGATCCTGGACGGCCTCGGGCTCGGCCGGATCGGCCTGGACACGGTCGTGGACCCGCTGTCCGGCGGCGAGAAGCGCCGCGTCGGGCTGGCCGGCCTGCTCGTCCGCGACCTCGACCTGCTCGTGCTCGACGAGCCGACCAACCACCTCGACGTCGAGGGTGTCGGCTGGTTGGCGCGGCATCTGAACGCGCGCAACAAGATCGCCGTACTCGTCGTCACGCATGACCGCTGGTTCCTGGACGAGGTGTGCCAGACGACCTGGGAGGTCGTCGACGCGTCGGTGCAGAGCTATGACGGCGGCTATTCGTCGTGGGTCCTTGCGCGCGCCGAGCGCGCCCGGCAGGCGGCCGCGTCGGAGGCGCGACGGCAAAACCTGCTGCGCAAGGAACTGGCGTGGCTGCGCCGCGGGCCGCCGGCGCGGACCAGCAAGCCGAAGTTCCGCATCGACGCGGCCAACGCGCTGATCGCCGACGAGCCGCCGGTGCGCGACAACGTGGAGTTGCGGCGGTTCGCGACCGCTCGGCTCGGCCGCAGCGTGTACGACGCGGAGGACATCCAGCTGCGGACACCGGACGGCCGTGAGCTGCTCGGCACGACGACCTGGCGGATCGGTCCCGGTGACCGGGTCGCGCTGATGGGGCCGAACGGCTCCGGCAAGACGACGCTGCTGCGTACGCTCGCCGGCCAGCGCGCGCCGGACGACGGGTCGGTCGAGGTCGGCAGGACGGTGAAGGTCGCGTACCTGTCGCAGGACGCCGTCGAGCTGCCCGGCGGCCTGCGCGTACTGGAGGCGGTGCAGGAGGTCGCCGGCCGCCTGCATGTGGGCAAGCGCGAGCTGACCGCGGGACAGCTGGCCGAGATGTTCGGTTTCGGCACGTCGTCGCAGTGGACGCCGGTCGCCGACCTGTCCGGCGGCCAGCGGCGCCGCCTGCAGCTGTTGCGCCTGCTGATGGGTGAGCCGAACGTGCTGCTGCTCGACGAGCCGACCAACGACCTGGACACCGACACGCTGGCCGCGCTCGAGGACCTGCTCGACTCCTGGCCGGGGACGCTGGTGGTGGTCAGCCACGACCGTTACCTGATCGAGCGGGTCTGTGACACCGTCTACGCGCTGCTCGGCGACGGCAGGCTGACGATGCTGCCTGGCGGTGTGGCCGAGTATCTGGAGCGGCGGGAGAAGGTCGAGCAGCCGGCCACCGCGGCGAAGGTCGCGCCGGCCGCGCCGGTCGGCATGTCGGCTGGTGAGCAGCGGCAGGCGCGCAAGGAGCTGTCTCGCTTGGAGCGTGAGCTGGCCAAGCTGGCCGAGACCGAGCAGCGGCTGCTGGCCGACCTCGCCGAGCACGCCGCCGATCACGAGCGGGTCATCGAGCTGGACGCGCGGCTGCGGGACGTACGGTTACGCGTCGAGGCGACGGAGGAGCGCTGGCTGCTGCTCGGCGAGCAGATCGAAGGCTGA
- a CDS encoding DUF4383 domain-containing protein, translated as MSEHESEFPVDHRLGTVYRVGGGLVGLALVIFGVIGLVDKLPYFAVDGQSVLGLSSNGLLSIVSVVVGALLLVAALIGRNLAAHTNVTFGILFLVSGLVNICLLRTELNYFGFKMQNVIFSFVVGLMLLTFGFYGRVSGKSRNAQRTDEPAPEPSQP; from the coding sequence ATGTCCGAGCACGAGTCCGAGTTTCCGGTCGATCACCGGCTTGGCACGGTGTATCGGGTCGGTGGCGGGCTGGTCGGCTTGGCGCTGGTCATCTTCGGTGTGATCGGGCTGGTCGACAAGCTGCCGTACTTCGCGGTCGACGGCCAGTCCGTGTTGGGGCTCTCCTCCAACGGGCTGCTCTCGATCGTCTCCGTGGTGGTCGGCGCGTTGCTGCTGGTCGCCGCCCTGATCGGCCGCAACCTCGCGGCGCACACCAACGTGACGTTCGGCATTCTGTTCCTGGTCAGCGGCCTGGTCAACATCTGCCTGCTGCGGACCGAGCTGAACTACTTCGGCTTCAAGATGCAAAACGTGATCTTCAGCTTCGTGGTCGGCCTGATGTTGCTGACCTTCGGCTTCTACGGCCGGGTCTCCGGCAAGTCACGCAACGCGCAGCGTACGGACGAGCCGGCGCCGGAGCCGTCGCAGCCCTGA
- a CDS encoding MarR family winged helix-turn-helix transcriptional regulator, whose amino-acid sequence MDAETVRLVRRGAARLAKRLRRERPEGSVSASKISVLGQLANAGALTVGELARRERLQPQALTRTLAALEEDELISRVTAADDRRRTVVRLTEAGCEVLTKDTAQREAWLAMAMAQELNDTEIGLLRLAGPLLERLAECETAASVRRAS is encoded by the coding sequence ATGGATGCGGAGACGGTGCGGCTGGTAAGGCGAGGGGCGGCCAGGCTGGCCAAGCGGCTGCGCCGCGAACGGCCGGAAGGCTCGGTGAGCGCGTCGAAGATCAGCGTCCTCGGCCAGCTGGCCAACGCCGGCGCACTGACCGTCGGCGAGCTGGCCAGGCGCGAGCGGCTGCAGCCGCAGGCCCTGACCCGCACGCTCGCCGCGCTCGAGGAGGACGAGCTGATCAGCCGGGTGACCGCCGCCGACGACCGGCGCAGAACTGTCGTACGCCTCACCGAAGCTGGATGCGAGGTGCTGACGAAGGACACCGCACAGCGAGAGGCGTGGTTGGCGATGGCGATGGCTCAGGAGCTCAACGACACCGAGATCGGCCTGCTGCGGCTCGCCGGCCCGCTGCTGGAGCGGCTGGCCGAGTGCGAGACGGCGGCCTCGGTCCGGCGGGCGTCATGA
- a CDS encoding radical SAM protein — translation MGVDLPGITWAVTFACPLRCVHCYTESGRRPARQLGPADMLRVTDALISMRPPEIAIAGGEPLLVKGIYDLARKITAAGISAAVWTSGWTFHQAMVDELVGSFTRVHVSLDGATAEVHDRIRARKGSYDKVMAALAMLDGAARHRPVHFGFDCVVTRSNFDQLERFCAEVAPRFPRLGFISFGAALPIGLASRDSFAAHELLTDEQAEILVGDELRDRLRSIAPPTVHVATADHRSAHPYLSPQTPVPAFMEIEPDGGVRSFPYYEGIVGNILAEPGDVLWQKALARARDPFVLEAFSSVRTIRDWAAAVRRIDYHFGSAQVRARIDGRPEFSPV, via the coding sequence ATGGGCGTCGATCTGCCGGGGATAACGTGGGCCGTCACGTTTGCCTGTCCGCTGCGGTGCGTGCACTGCTACACCGAGTCCGGCCGGCGGCCGGCGCGCCAGCTCGGTCCCGCGGACATGCTGCGGGTCACCGACGCGCTGATTTCCATGCGACCGCCGGAAATCGCCATCGCCGGTGGCGAGCCGCTGCTGGTCAAAGGGATTTACGACCTCGCACGGAAAATCACCGCCGCCGGGATCAGCGCGGCCGTCTGGACCAGTGGCTGGACGTTTCACCAGGCGATGGTCGACGAGCTGGTCGGTTCCTTTACGCGTGTCCATGTCAGCCTCGACGGCGCGACGGCCGAGGTGCACGACCGCATTCGTGCACGCAAGGGGTCGTACGACAAGGTGATGGCCGCGCTGGCGATGCTGGACGGGGCCGCGCGGCACCGGCCGGTCCATTTCGGATTCGACTGTGTCGTCACCAGAAGCAACTTCGACCAGCTGGAGCGGTTTTGCGCTGAGGTGGCGCCGCGGTTTCCCCGGCTGGGCTTCATCAGTTTTGGTGCGGCGCTGCCAATCGGGCTGGCGAGCCGGGACAGTTTCGCCGCCCACGAGCTGCTGACCGACGAGCAGGCCGAGATCCTGGTCGGCGACGAGCTGCGCGACCGGCTCCGGTCGATCGCGCCGCCGACCGTACACGTGGCCACCGCCGACCACCGGTCCGCGCATCCCTATCTCAGCCCCCAGACGCCGGTGCCGGCGTTCATGGAGATCGAGCCGGACGGCGGTGTGCGGTCTTTCCCTTACTACGAGGGGATCGTCGGCAACATCCTGGCCGAGCCAGGCGACGTGCTCTGGCAGAAAGCGCTCGCGCGGGCACGCGATCCATTCGTACTGGAGGCGTTTTCCAGCGTACGCACGATCCGTGACTGGGCCGCCGCGGTCCGCCGGATCGACTATCACTTCGGGTCGGCGCAGGTCCGCGCGCGGATCGACGGCCGGCCGGAGTTCTCGCCGGTTTGA
- a CDS encoding alpha/beta hydrolase — protein sequence MLPWSTDEFAGRLDKQVFSSDLLRDNPLGDPADRPLWIYTPPGYDDEPDRRYPSVYVIQGYTGHLGMWDNRTPYALTFPELADKVFASGEAPPAIVVYVDAWTAYGGSQFVDSPGTGKYHSYLCDEIVPYVDAGFRTIDAPENRGITGKSSGGFGAMITPMLRPDLFGGLATHAGDSLYELSYIPEFIRAVRFLRDYDGDIFTWWNEFQSRPALSKPADVPLLVTLGCAAAFSASDDGKPLLPFKPHSGELIPELWQRWLDWDPVRMAPKYADALLSLRAIWIDAGKSDEFQLDLGAEAFRDALLDVGVPEDVIHFELFEGTHAGIGYRYPMSLAWLATRLTP from the coding sequence ATGCTCCCCTGGTCAACCGACGAGTTCGCCGGCCGGCTGGACAAACAGGTGTTCAGCAGCGACCTGCTCCGCGACAACCCGCTCGGCGATCCCGCCGACCGTCCACTGTGGATATACACGCCGCCGGGATACGACGACGAGCCCGACCGGCGCTATCCGAGCGTGTACGTCATCCAGGGATACACCGGCCACCTCGGCATGTGGGACAACCGCACGCCGTACGCGCTGACTTTTCCCGAACTGGCCGACAAAGTCTTCGCCTCCGGGGAGGCGCCGCCGGCGATCGTCGTGTATGTCGACGCGTGGACGGCCTACGGCGGCAGCCAGTTCGTCGACTCACCCGGCACCGGCAAATACCACTCGTATCTGTGCGACGAGATCGTGCCGTACGTCGACGCCGGCTTCCGCACCATCGACGCGCCGGAAAACCGTGGTATCACCGGAAAATCCTCCGGCGGTTTCGGTGCGATGATCACGCCGATGCTGCGGCCGGACCTGTTCGGCGGCCTGGCGACGCACGCCGGCGACAGCCTGTACGAGCTGTCCTACATCCCCGAGTTCATCAGGGCCGTCCGCTTTCTGCGCGACTACGACGGCGACATTTTCACGTGGTGGAACGAGTTCCAGAGCCGTCCGGCGCTGAGCAAGCCGGCCGACGTACCACTGCTGGTGACGCTCGGCTGCGCGGCGGCGTTCTCGGCGAGCGACGATGGCAAGCCGCTGCTGCCGTTCAAACCGCACAGCGGCGAGCTCATCCCCGAACTGTGGCAGCGCTGGCTGGACTGGGACCCGGTGCGGATGGCGCCGAAGTACGCCGACGCGTTGCTCAGCCTGCGGGCGATCTGGATCGACGCCGGCAAGAGCGACGAGTTTCAGCTGGACCTCGGCGCGGAGGCGTTCCGTGACGCACTGCTGGACGTCGGCGTGCCCGAGGACGTGATCCACTTCGAGTTGTTCGAGGGTACGCACGCCGGCATCGGCTATCGCTATCCGATGTCGCTCGCGTGGCTGGCGACCCGCCTCACGCCGTAA
- the lipB gene encoding lipoyl(octanoyl) transferase LipB yields the protein MGWPIERVDLGSVEYEQAARDMRGWVEQRRAGLAPDRLFFLSHPPIVTYGPRTSPEELPAAVSGLPAVEVDRGGYATYHGPGQLVGYLVIHLRERGPVDIVRWLECGLIDALADLGFPTVRRDTPKGADSLVGVWTPDHRKLASIGMRIRHGVTSHGFAINVDPDMTAFHQFAACRLHDVTMVSLAELAAEQGRPVPSDADVRDAVAAALC from the coding sequence GTGGGATGGCCGATTGAGCGCGTTGACCTCGGCAGTGTCGAGTACGAGCAGGCCGCGCGCGACATGCGTGGCTGGGTCGAGCAGCGGCGGGCGGGGCTGGCGCCGGACCGGCTGTTCTTCCTCAGCCATCCGCCGATCGTCACCTACGGTCCGCGTACGTCCCCGGAGGAGCTGCCGGCCGCGGTGTCCGGACTGCCGGCCGTCGAGGTCGACCGCGGTGGCTATGCCACCTATCACGGCCCCGGCCAGCTGGTCGGCTATCTGGTGATCCACCTGCGCGAGCGCGGACCGGTCGACATCGTGCGGTGGCTGGAGTGCGGGTTGATCGACGCGCTGGCCGACCTCGGTTTCCCGACCGTACGGCGGGACACCCCGAAAGGCGCCGACAGCCTGGTCGGCGTGTGGACACCGGACCACCGCAAGCTGGCCTCGATCGGCATGCGGATCCGGCACGGCGTGACCAGCCACGGCTTCGCGATCAACGTCGACCCGGACATGACCGCTTTTCACCAGTTCGCCGCCTGCCGGTTGCACGACGTCACAATGGTCTCGCTGGCCGAGCTGGCCGCCGAGCAGGGCCGGCCGGTGCCCTCCGACGCCGACGTACGCGACGCGGTCGCCGCCGCGCTCTGCTGA
- a CDS encoding mechanosensitive ion channel family protein, whose amino-acid sequence MLQALIDGLGAAWTSIATFVPKLVGFLVILLIGWLIAKGISKAVEMLLTRTGFPRLIERSGLGGVMSRANFDATTLIVKLVYYFILLMALQLALTPFGSSNPVSQLLNQVVAFLPRIAVAIVLVVVAAAVGKVVSDLIRTALGNRAYAGLLGTVAQVFLVALGIIAALNQMDIATTVTTPVLIFILATVGGILVVGIGGGMVKPMQQRTDGWLSRMESELKSRPAASATPPMPAGPQNGMPENGTYAYAGGEQRTERLPGNDQGGSVR is encoded by the coding sequence ATGCTGCAAGCGTTGATCGACGGCCTTGGCGCCGCGTGGACGTCCATCGCGACATTCGTACCGAAACTCGTCGGTTTCCTGGTCATCCTGCTGATCGGCTGGCTGATCGCCAAAGGCATCTCGAAGGCGGTCGAGATGCTGCTGACCCGCACCGGCTTCCCGCGGCTGATCGAGCGGTCCGGGCTCGGTGGCGTGATGTCGCGGGCCAATTTCGACGCGACGACGCTGATCGTCAAGCTGGTCTACTACTTCATCCTGCTGATGGCGCTGCAGCTGGCCCTCACGCCGTTCGGCAGCAGCAACCCGGTGAGCCAGCTGCTGAACCAGGTCGTCGCCTTCCTGCCGCGGATCGCGGTGGCGATCGTGCTGGTCGTGGTGGCCGCGGCGGTCGGCAAGGTGGTCAGTGACCTGATCCGTACGGCGCTCGGCAACCGCGCGTACGCCGGCCTGCTCGGCACGGTGGCGCAGGTCTTCCTGGTCGCGCTCGGCATCATCGCGGCGCTGAACCAGATGGACATCGCCACCACCGTCACCACCCCGGTGCTGATCTTCATCCTGGCCACCGTCGGCGGCATCCTGGTCGTCGGCATCGGCGGCGGCATGGTCAAGCCGATGCAGCAGCGCACCGACGGCTGGCTGAGCCGGATGGAGAGCGAACTGAAGTCGCGTCCGGCCGCCTCCGCGACACCACCGATGCCGGCCGGCCCGCAGAACGGCATGCCGGAGAACGGCACGTACGCCTACGCCGGCGGCGAACAGCGCACCGAACGGCTGCCCGGCAACGACCAGGGCGGTTCCGTACGCTGA
- a CDS encoding MarR family winged helix-turn-helix transcriptional regulator, translating into METRTAPARLKSTPSWLLNQAGGYAARLVGEGLGAVGARRYHYSLLAALAEFGPDSQAALGRRCGIDPSDMVATVNDLEERDLVRRTTDPSDRRRNAITITAAGKRHLRKLDDVLAGAQDRLLDALSATERGELVRLLTKVIESAG; encoded by the coding sequence GTGGAGACGAGGACGGCGCCCGCTCGGTTAAAGTCGACGCCGAGTTGGTTGCTCAACCAGGCCGGCGGATACGCGGCGCGGCTGGTCGGTGAGGGGCTCGGCGCGGTGGGCGCCAGGCGTTATCACTACTCGCTGCTGGCCGCGCTGGCCGAGTTCGGGCCGGACAGCCAGGCGGCGTTGGGGCGGCGCTGCGGCATCGATCCGAGCGACATGGTGGCCACCGTCAACGACCTCGAGGAGCGCGACCTGGTGCGCCGTACGACCGATCCGAGCGATCGGCGGCGCAACGCCATCACCATCACCGCCGCCGGCAAACGTCACCTGCGAAAGCTCGACGACGTACTCGCCGGCGCGCAGGACCGGCTGCTCGACGCGCTGTCGGCCACCGAGCGCGGCGAGCTGGTCAGGCTGCTGACGAAGGTCATCGAGTCAGCCGGCTAG
- a CDS encoding NAD(P)H-dependent flavin oxidoreductase, translating to MISTELTRRLGLRLPIIGAPMGGASWGELTKAVGAAGGLGMIGVSNRSDADFVRREAAVAAEVPFGIGVQLWSLDRQPGVFEAVLESGATLVSVSFGDPGPYVRPLHEAGMLVATQVNTVAEARHAVDAGVDVVVAQGGDAGGHSGATIGTLPLLQSVLAAVGDAAPVVAAGGIGSGRGLAAVLAAGAQAAWIGTRLLGATESAGTAGARKRVLEAEESDTVLTRVFDIGAGIAWPERYPGRALRNDFSDRWHGNEPDLAADPAAGEALKDATRAGDYSQAVVYAGPASAFVRAEEPVADILHRLVAEAEDCLRAASRLTR from the coding sequence ATGATCTCCACCGAACTTACCCGCCGGCTGGGCCTGCGGTTGCCGATCATCGGCGCTCCGATGGGCGGCGCCTCGTGGGGTGAGCTGACCAAGGCGGTCGGCGCCGCCGGCGGCCTCGGAATGATCGGCGTGTCCAACCGCTCCGACGCCGACTTCGTACGCCGTGAGGCCGCGGTCGCCGCGGAGGTGCCGTTCGGCATCGGTGTGCAGCTGTGGTCGCTGGACCGGCAGCCGGGTGTTTTCGAGGCAGTGCTGGAATCCGGCGCGACACTGGTGTCGGTGTCCTTCGGTGACCCCGGCCCGTACGTGCGGCCGCTGCACGAGGCCGGCATGCTGGTCGCCACGCAGGTCAACACCGTCGCCGAGGCCAGGCACGCGGTCGACGCCGGTGTCGATGTCGTGGTCGCCCAAGGCGGTGACGCCGGCGGTCACAGCGGCGCGACGATCGGTACGTTGCCGCTGCTGCAGTCGGTGTTGGCCGCGGTGGGCGACGCCGCGCCGGTGGTCGCGGCCGGCGGGATCGGCTCCGGTCGCGGCCTGGCGGCCGTGTTGGCGGCCGGCGCGCAGGCGGCCTGGATCGGCACGCGGCTGCTCGGCGCCACCGAGTCGGCCGGCACGGCTGGCGCGCGCAAACGCGTGTTGGAGGCGGAGGAGAGCGACACCGTGCTCACCCGTGTCTTCGACATCGGCGCCGGCATCGCCTGGCCGGAGCGCTATCCGGGACGTGCTCTGCGCAACGACTTCTCCGACCGCTGGCACGGTAACGAGCCGGACCTGGCCGCCGACCCGGCGGCCGGCGAGGCGCTCAAGGACGCCACCCGCGCCGGCGACTATTCGCAGGCCGTCGTCTATGCCGGTCCGGCGTCTGCCTTCGTACGCGCCGAGGAGCCGGTCGCCGACATCCTGCATCGCCTGGTCGCGGAGGCGGAGGACTGCCTGCGCGCCGCTAGCCGGCTGACTCGATGA